Proteins co-encoded in one Uloborus diversus isolate 005 chromosome 9, Udiv.v.3.1, whole genome shotgun sequence genomic window:
- the LOC129229529 gene encoding elongation of very long chain fatty acids protein 7-like, whose product MFAALEILNKSFKDFLDQGDPRVKDWPMMQTPFPGLAMIIAYIYFVKVAGPQFMKKRKPYDLRTIMAIYNAALVFINLLVFFGIGWYGYFNGYSLKCQPVDYSNRHSAVRMAQVGYYFYLTKFVEFADTIFFVLRKKDNQISALHVIHHSIVPFSLWFGVKFAPGGYNAFFPFLNSFVHVIMYTYYAVAALGGKYKKYLIWKKYMTYIQLSQFVCVIIYAISLYYHKCDVSTTFIAMNFVHALLFLGLFLNFFVKSYIHRTPTKRPSFKLVSSEKADACSTEETTCVSNKIQKNGYVKQLVAQIAEETERHRMNLHRCAAETCCNISCRKSHQKTGSHLNDCLPELSYFPKQNGVSLQNKKDSKAL is encoded by the exons ATCCTCGCGTGAAGGATTGGCCCATGATGCAAACGCCCTTCCCTGGCCTGGCCATGATCATTGCCTACATCTACTTCGTGAAGGTGGCTGGACCACAGTTCATGAAGAAGAGGAAACCCTACGACCTGCGGACCATCATGGCCATCTACAACGCCGCCCTTGTCTTCATCAATCTCTTGGTGTTCTTTGGG ATTGGCTGGTATGGTTACTTCAATGGGTACAGCTTAAAGTGTCAACCTGTTGATTATTCCAATCGTCATAGTGCAGTGAGG ATGGCTCAAGTAGGGTACTACTTCTACCTCACCAAGTTCGTCGAGTTCGCTGACACA atattttttgttttgcgcAAAAAAGACAACCAAATATCAGCGCTGCACGTGATTCATCACAGCATTGTGCCATTCAGTTTGTGGTTCGGGGTCAAATTTGCTCCTG gTGGCTACAACGCGTTTTTTCCATTCCTAAACTCATTCGTACATGTGATAATGTACACTTACTACGCAGTAGCTGCGTTAGGAGGGAAGTACAAAAAGTACTTGATTTGGAAAAAATACATGACATACATTCAGCTG TCGCAGTTTGTCTGCGTCATCATCTACGCCATTTCGCTCTACTACCACAAATGCGATGTCTCGACGACCTTCATTGCCATGAACTTCGTCCACGCCCTCTTGTTCCTAGGCCTTTTCCTCAACTTCTTCGTAAAGAGCTACATCCATCGAACACCAACCAAGAGGCCATCTTTCAAATTGGTGTCGTCTGAGAAGGCCGACGCGTGTTCCACAGAAGAGACCACCTGCGTTTCGAACAAGATTCAGAAGAACGGTTACGTGAAGCAATTGGTGGCGCAGATCGCTGAAGAGACGGAACGCCATCGAATGAATCTACACAGGTGCGCAGCAGAAACCTGCTGCAATATATCTTGCAGGAAGTCTCACCAAAAGACAGGATCTCACCTCAACGACTGCCTTCCAGAGCTCTCTTATTTCCCAAAACAAAATGGCGTGTCGTTACAGAACAAAAAGGATTCGAAAGCTTTGTGA